The genomic window TAGTTTTAATAGAACAAAAAGTGGAACATGCTTCAAAAACTGCAGCCTGAATTTTGTGGGATCGTAAAATTTAAGATACATAAACATCGTATCCTTGTAAGTAAGAGTTCCGTCAAAATCAAAACAATACAATTTTTTCATTGTTCTTCCTTTATCTTATTTTTAAATTTTGTCAATATTATGGTAAACGAAAAGACTTCAGGTATATTTTATACGCTTTGTCTATTAGCTAAAATCAATTTAATTAAAATCAAAAAATAGGTTAGCTTTCAGTTTCTCTAAAACGGTTTTTAAAGCTTTAATTTTTTAAATATAAATTCAGGGATATTCCTGATAATCATCATAATGATTCCCCAAATCGGTAGTACGTAAGCTACATTCTTCTGCTTTTTATAGGCTTTAAAAATACACTCCGCCGCCTGCTTCGGCGTTGCCGTTAGTTTAGGATTCAAAGGCAATCCTTCAGTCATTTTAGTGGCCATAAATCCCGGTTTTACCGTAAGAACATGAACTTTTTTATCGAAAAGATAGTTTCTTAAGCCGCTTAAATAAGCCGTAAATGCCGCTTTTGCGCTTCCATAGATGAAATTGCTCTGTCGCCCACGGTCTCCTGCTACGGAGGATAATCCGATGATAGTCCCGGATCGTCTGCTTTCAAACTTATGGGCGAAATAATTGATAACAGGAATCAGTCTTGCATAGTTGATATCAATAATGCGCTCTGTATTTCTATTGTCGTATAAGCCTTCTGCAGTACCTTCGCCCAGATATCCTGTTGCACAGAACAGCAACCCTGAATTAATCTGTTCAAAACGGTTGTAATCGATTTCCTTCATCAGATCCAATTCAATAACCTCCGACTGCTGGAGAAATTTCACATCGATATGCCGGGCAAATCTTTCGGTTGTTTCCCTATTGGAGGTAAAGAGATAAATTCTTTCAAACTTCTCCCCTTCCTGTAAAGCTTTTTCCACAAAAGCCTGCGCTACTTCCGACGTGCTTCCTAAAACGATCATTCGTGCTAAATATTATTTAAAATTCTTTTATGCTGCAAAGACACAAATTTCGAGCTTTGGACATTTTTAAGGTAATTGGTAAGGGATGATCTGCTCATGCTGTCTTTGGTAAGATAAATCTTCCCGTTGTACTGCTCTACAATATCATCAAGCTGACTGATCAGTTTTTTAAGTTTTGAATTGACCTTAAAGTCAAGTGCAAGCGAATACCCTTCAAAAGGAAAGGAATTGTAAGCCTGCGGATTTTCTTTTCCGTAAAGCTTTAAAACAGCCAGAAAAGATCCATTTCCGCTGTTGGCAATGGTTTCAAGGATTTTTCTCATTCCTTCCTTACCCGATTCTTTAGGGATCATCATCTGATATTGGATGAAACCGGATTTTCCATAGATCTTATTCCAGTCATTCACGAAATCCAAAGGATAGAAAAAAGTTTCATAGTCGGTAAAACTTTTCACCTCTTTTTTAGCCTGTTTTTTATAATACAGAAAATTAAAAATCTTTACCGTTAAAGCATTCAAGACAAATCCCGGGAAATAAAAAGGAACTGTGGGCTCGAATTTCTTTTTCAACCGTAATGGTTTTTCTTTGAGGTTCTGTGGCAATTCGTGCTGGAAAGCATGCTCACCTCTCATCAGGATACTTCTTCCTATATTTTTACCTTTCTGAAGACAATCGATCCAGGCAACGGTATACGTCCAGTTCTCACTCTCTTCAAAAAGCGTGAAGATCTCATCAAGATTTTCGGCTTTGATACTTTCCTGACGGATATAAGCCGACTCTATGTTTTTTAATTTAAATTTTGCCGTCAGAATAATTCCCGTAAGTCCCATGCCGCCAATGGTAGCCCAGAATTTATCTGAATTTTCCTCTCTTGAACAGGTAATTACATCACCACTTTCAATCATCAGTTTAAATTCAATGACGTATTCTGAAAAACAGCCTTCGGCATGATGATTTTTGCCGTGAACATCAGATGCAATTGCTCCGCCTACGGAAACGAATTTAGTTCCCGGTGTTACATACAGAAAATATCCCTGAGGGACGGCTATTTCCAGAACATCGGAAAGCAAAACTCCGGATTCACATTCGATGATTCCGTTCAGACGGTCAAAACTGATGAATTTATTTAATTTTTTTGTTGAAAATATGTGTTCGCCCAATGACGAGTCTCCATAGCATCTTCCATTTCCTCTCGCGATTACTTCATTGTTATTGAGGACAAATTCTTTTATTTTTTTGAAGCTGTCATCAGACCTCATTTCTTTTTCCACTATGGGATAATTCCCCCAGTTGGTAACTTTCTGTATAAAATTCGGCTTCATTTTTTAAAATAAATTTGGATTAAAAATGCAGCAACCCATAACACCAGAGTAACCTGGATGTATCGGTCCCGGTAAACGATTTTCGTAGGGGACTCCGTTCTGTTGTATACCAACGTCTGCTGTAAATATCTTAAAAATGCAAAAACAACAAAAATCACGGTATAAAAAACCCGTGAATGGAATCTTGCCTGAACTTCCGGTGACAGGGTAAACATTAAATAACAGACAATGGCAAGTGTAACCGAAATGGAAAGGGCAATATCTGCAAACTGTACGTTATAACCGTCCAAAGCGCGTCTTGTCTTGCCGGAAACCTGAGCATTGATCAGTTCTCCCCGTCTTTTTCCGATGGCCAGAACCAGTGCCAGAACAAATGTCAGCAAAATCGCCCATTGAGAAATACTGATTCCGGTAATATACCCTCCTGCCAGAACCCGCAGGACAAATCCTACAGCAATGATGGAGATATCGATAATGGGAACGTGTTTTAATTTAAAGGTATAGGCCAGATTCATTACAAAATAGAATCCGACAATGGTAGCGAATTTCCATAAGCTTTCCTGAAAATAGGATTGGGCAACAAATACAAGCGCAATATCGACAATAATAAGACCAATGAAAATTCCTATAGCCTTCGATTTTGAGATGGCCCCGCTTGCTAACGGACGTCTTCTTTTTTCGGGGTGCTTTTTATCCGCTTCGATATCATTGTAATCGTTCAGAATATAAACAACACTGGCGGCCAATGAAAAAATGATAAAAGCAAAAATGCTCTTGGTAAGTAAGTCGAGGTTTTTAATATTACCTGAGAAAAAGAGAGGAACAAAAACAAAAAGGTTTTTCACCCATTGCTCCACGCGGAGCAGCTTTACATATTTCTTCATTTATGTTGTTTCAAATGCAAAAATAATGATTTCTAAATTATCCGGATAAAAATACAAAAATAACCGCAAAAGCGGTTATTTAAGAAAATATTTATATGTTAATTGTTACTGTCCCTGTTGAGCATCCTGAATCATTTTTTCATTTGCTGTAATGGCAAATTCTACTCTTCGGTTTTTAGCTCTTCCGGCATCGGTATCATTGGATGCTACCGGCATACTTTCCCCTTCTCCTTTAGCAAATAGTCTGCTGGAAGCAATTCCTTTACCGGATAAATAAGCTTTTACAGCATTTGCTCTTCTTTCGGAAAGACTCATATTATACGAATCCGAACCTTTGCTGTCTGTATGTCCGTAAATATTGATATTTGTATCAGGGTTATTGGTTAATACCTGAGCAAGTTTATCTAAGTTAGTTTTTGCAGTGGTCGTTAATGCAGATGAATCGAAATCAAAGTTTACAATGCTTTCATTTAAAGTAATTTTAATTCCGTCTCCCACTCTTTCCACTTCAGCACCCGGCAATGTTTCTTTAATTTCTCTTGCCTGCTTATCCATTTTATTACCGATTACGTTACCAGCAACACCACCAATAATACCTCCCAGTACTGCTCCGATCGCTCCGTTTCCTCCTCTTCCTACATTGTTTCCAAGAATTCCTCCAATTACCGCTCCCGATGCAACACCTACTGCCGTACCTCTTTGCTGGTGATTAGAATTCTGTACCGCTTCACAGCTTGTAAGCAATAACGCTGATGACAAGAAAAGCCCTCCGATATATGTTTTTGTAAGTTTCATCTTTTATTATTTTAAATTAATTACTTCATCCCTGCTCTCTCGAAGTTGTAAACAACTCTTACATTTTCTCCGTCGAAAGGAATGTTCTGTTCCAATGAAAATTGGTCTGTCGACTGGTTAATCAGCGTTAAAGAATATCCAGCCGTATTTTGTTTTGCTTTTGTTCCTTCAGCAATTTTTTTGAATTCAAAAGTATTACCGCTTACTACATTTAACTTGATCGGCTGCGTAAATCCTGCGCCGCAGGTTCCACCTCCATTAAGGGTATAAGCACCGGTCCAGTTGTTAGGGATTAATCTCCAATGGCTTCCAACAAAACACTGCGCATCTACTCCGTCATCAAAAGGTTTTATTTTGAAATTTTTATCATAATCTATGCTGACAATCTGCCAGTCGCCTTTCATTTTAAGAAATTCTGATCTCTGGTTCTGCGATGTCTGAGCATTTTTAACTCCGGAACATGACGTTGCAAAAAGCGCTGTTCCCAACATCCCTGCAAATAGTAACTTTTTCATTTTGTTGTTTATTATTTTGTTAGAATAAAGTCACAAAAAACCGTGCCAAAAATTAAATAATAGCAATAAAAAAAGTCCGATAATTTCGGACTTTATATGGTTCTGCTTAAAAAACAGGAAGATAAACTATTTTTTAACCTTCTTTTTTACGGATTTTACAGCCTTATTTGAAGAGGAAGATTTTCCTTTGTAAAAATTATTATAAGCATATTCCGCTGCTTTTTCAAGATCAATTACCCCTCCTGCCTGCGAATAATCTGCAAACTGATTAACCGTACTCGGATTGCTGGATTTTACAAGAGATTCAATAACCTGTGCAGGCGTTAGTGAAGGCATATAAGCCAATAGAACAGCCGCTGCCCCTGCTACGACAGGAGATGCCATTGAAGTTCCCTGAAGGTACTTATATTCGTTGTGAGGAACCGTAGAATAAATTTCTTCACCCGGAGCAAAAACATT from Chryseobacterium sp. SORGH_AS_0447 includes these protein-coding regions:
- a CDS encoding SDR family NAD(P)-dependent oxidoreductase, producing MIVLGSTSEVAQAFVEKALQEGEKFERIYLFTSNRETTERFARHIDVKFLQQSEVIELDLMKEIDYNRFEQINSGLLFCATGYLGEGTAEGLYDNRNTERIIDINYARLIPVINYFAHKFESRRSGTIIGLSSVAGDRGRQSNFIYGSAKAAFTAYLSGLRNYLFDKKVHVLTVKPGFMATKMTEGLPLNPKLTATPKQAAECIFKAYKKQKNVAYVLPIWGIIMMIIRNIPEFIFKKLKL
- a CDS encoding FAD-binding oxidoreductase, with protein sequence MKPNFIQKVTNWGNYPIVEKEMRSDDSFKKIKEFVLNNNEVIARGNGRCYGDSSLGEHIFSTKKLNKFISFDRLNGIIECESGVLLSDVLEIAVPQGYFLYVTPGTKFVSVGGAIASDVHGKNHHAEGCFSEYVIEFKLMIESGDVITCSREENSDKFWATIGGMGLTGIILTAKFKLKNIESAYIRQESIKAENLDEIFTLFEESENWTYTVAWIDCLQKGKNIGRSILMRGEHAFQHELPQNLKEKPLRLKKKFEPTVPFYFPGFVLNALTVKIFNFLYYKKQAKKEVKSFTDYETFFYPLDFVNDWNKIYGKSGFIQYQMMIPKESGKEGMRKILETIANSGNGSFLAVLKLYGKENPQAYNSFPFEGYSLALDFKVNSKLKKLISQLDDIVEQYNGKIYLTKDSMSRSSLTNYLKNVQSSKFVSLQHKRILNNI
- a CDS encoding decaprenyl-phosphate phosphoribosyltransferase codes for the protein MKKYVKLLRVEQWVKNLFVFVPLFFSGNIKNLDLLTKSIFAFIIFSLAASVVYILNDYNDIEADKKHPEKRRRPLASGAISKSKAIGIFIGLIIVDIALVFVAQSYFQESLWKFATIVGFYFVMNLAYTFKLKHVPIIDISIIAVGFVLRVLAGGYITGISISQWAILLTFVLALVLAIGKRRGELINAQVSGKTRRALDGYNVQFADIALSISVTLAIVCYLMFTLSPEVQARFHSRVFYTVIFVVFAFLRYLQQTLVYNRTESPTKIVYRDRYIQVTLVLWVAAFLIQIYFKK
- a CDS encoding OmpA family protein, with the protein product MKLTKTYIGGLFLSSALLLTSCEAVQNSNHQQRGTAVGVASGAVIGGILGNNVGRGGNGAIGAVLGGIIGGVAGNVIGNKMDKQAREIKETLPGAEVERVGDGIKITLNESIVNFDFDSSALTTTAKTNLDKLAQVLTNNPDTNINIYGHTDSKGSDSYNMSLSERRANAVKAYLSGKGIASSRLFAKGEGESMPVASNDTDAGRAKNRRVEFAITANEKMIQDAQQGQ
- a CDS encoding lipocalin family protein produces the protein MKKLLFAGMLGTALFATSCSGVKNAQTSQNQRSEFLKMKGDWQIVSIDYDKNFKIKPFDDGVDAQCFVGSHWRLIPNNWTGAYTLNGGGTCGAGFTQPIKLNVVSGNTFEFKKIAEGTKAKQNTAGYSLTLINQSTDQFSLEQNIPFDGENVRVVYNFERAGMK